cGTTATGACAGGAAAAATTGGCatcaatgccttggaaaaaaaaaaaaaattcaagtatatgcataaacccaaatagaaaataaaacatttatcaaataagcatgtgtcctattctatGTGTTATAAACTTCTGAAACATgggtctcattttagagcagtcaatgcagtttatgaaagaagtcaattaaatctgtatgtgggcgtgtgtgtgtgtgtgtgtgtgtaaaaattctgatgtaaccccctttgtaatcattaacattttcaaaagtaagtAATTTCATTACACACTCATTCATtacgtaattccattacatgtaattagttactccccaacactgataatagcctaataatacattaaatattttggaaCATCCACTAGTTTTATGAATATTCCAAAATTCAGATTATAGTTCAACAAATAAACTGTCATTGGACGCTACATCTTCATCATATGAGAACTGTTAGGCCTaatcccttacaaaaattaaccatggttttaacAAACCGTTAAACTACAGTAACCACAAGTTattggttttgctacactaaccatagttaaaccatggtactAAAGTAAAACTGTGGTCATACAATTATCAGTAATCAATAggccaaaaacataaaaaaaaaaattgccattCAATTTCACTGTATTGTTCACATCACTGAGGCAGATAAAAAGTCCACTAGATAAATGGTAggagaatataaataaatatttaatcatatttaagcATATTTACAATTACACAAAGTAAATTCATTAACAAAAATCCCAACATAATTTTTTGTTCTATGAATGTTTGGATTTGGATattctttatattattttgccCTGATAAACTCCTTGACTGAACTGGCagggtgttttgggtcattgtcctgaTGCAATGTGAAGCACTTTCTGATGAGTCTGATGGCATTTTCTTGAACTTTGGTTGCCAAGATGGATTTGTACCCTTCCAAATTCATTCTGCTGCTATCATCATACATTAAGTCTTCATGAAAATTGAGAGGGATTGTTCCAGAAGCAGCCATCAACTCCTGTTGTACAATTGTCCTCTTTTGTGTAAAGAAATAAGTATCCAGACAATTCTCTCCCACTTGGTTTCATTGTCACCATTAAAAACCATAATCTTCCAGGATTCACCCACAAATTAAACTTGGCTCCAACTTCACTTATGAAGAGTTTAATAAATCCTATGTACAAAAAATCCTTtacaattatatacaatatactcATTAGAAATATCATACAGAGAGTTTTCACACAATATGTGAGCAACATGCATccaagtttatatatttatcatattatatattataaaagttatttgttttgttacattCAGATGCATTAAAAAGTTGCCTTTATATCAAAGACATTATTTcactcaaaatgtattacaatccTGTGCTGTCAGTAAAAAGTCTCAAATTGCAGTGAAAGGTCTGAAGTAGCCCAAAGGGTAAAATATGTACACACCTATCTAAATTTAACATGGTAATATGAATGCAATTATGAATTAATGATTTACTCATAAGAAATGATATCCTCTGCTGAATCATGTCACTGCAAATGCAACCATTGTTCTTATGAGTAAAAGCTGAATTCTTCTTGTGTGTGAAGCAACAGAAAGTTTGCTTTACAAATGTCATATTCAGATGTGTATACACATAAATAATAGAGCATTTTAAGCAGCTCGTGTTAAAATCCAAGTCACTGTAACGTTGCCTGTGTAAACTCCTGTATCCCCAACACACATCAGCGCGTGTTCACTGCGAGTTCATTTTTGTTGATTCTGTTCACTTTCATTTGTCTGTGATCCCATATCCACCATCATTTAAAACCTGTCAGTACAAAATTGAACACATAGTAACAGATGCATTATTTAGGATTACTGCTGACACACATCTGTATTGAAGTTCAAATGACTGattatttgatatattaatCATCACAACTTACTGCAGTGCCTTCAGTTTATACTGTGGATTAACTTTTAAAGCGGAAAGCAGCATCACACCTCCATCTTCTATATAATTCCCAGacagatccagttctctcagcTGTGAGTTTGATCTCAAAGCTGAATTCAGAGctgcacaaccttcatctgtgatgCCACAATTAAacaacctgtagagaacaatgacacactcTTCACTCTCAGTTCAGCAGGAACTACTGTACAACCACAACAACATTATAAAACTAAAGTGAACCTGTTATCACTCATGCATGGTAAATAATGGTGCTGTGTAGATTCAAATGCTTGTATTTACCATTTTGTAGAGTTTACCTTTAGTTAACATGATAGGAGATATTTAATCTGGTTTCAACTAGCTTAAAGCTGTAACTGTTGCATGTTGAATTCAAATGGGCTAAGCGCTGATTATCATTTCAAGTGGCAAGTTTGTTAGGGCTGTGTGAGAGACACTGGTCTGGTGTAGTCCAGCTGTTGCGGTGCACGGTTTAATCAGGTATCACTGTTTCATTGGCTTttggtgtttgtttttgtcatgcGCTCCAGTAAAGCCACGACAGTTAAAgtacaaagacatttttatcgCGCATATCGCTCATTTTGTAGAGAAATAGCGCAGACACTGGCCAAGGACTGTAGCTGTCCACCCACCTACTGGtgattttaggtttatattcaaagtatattttttcttttttttcccccacaatcattttaaatattactatagaatattttgtttttacaccaTCAAATATTACTAACGCATTTGTAACTGTAGATCAACTGCATTAATGTCCTGCATTAAATAGTCTGTATAAATGCATCTAgatgccacttcagatgcaggTCCTGTGCATTGCAAACAAATTGTGctgatgctgatttcatttgattggtaacagccctatagtgcttactatttatatttactgattaaatttaagaatttgacaaaatgatgatgatgcatacatttaattagattagaaaaaaaaaaagccttataaaggtaaaaatgcccATATAAggttaaacttattttaaactttaatttctgtttaaaaagttaatttctgttaCTCCTGCAAACTAACCAATATCAAAGCTGTCCACTGCCTTCCTAAACCTGTCAAGgtaccagcacaataacatgCTATCATCCTTTTTTTTGTCTCGTTATCgacaaaattacagaaaatatctagctcatttttaccattataagGTATTTGTGCAaaaactttggaaaaaataatgtttaaaaaccaTATATAAGAATAAATCTTCCTTTGAAGTCCCCTTTAAATCTATAATCTGTGGGTTTAATGTTctattatttacttttgctTTGTGTGTTAATTTAAAGCTATAATCTCATACAGACccttaaaataatgtgattatTTACTCAGGAATAGTGCAAGATCTTACTTCAGTTTCTCCAGTTTGCAGCGAGGATCcttcagtccatcagagagCAACATCAGACCTACATCTCCTACGTTATTCCCAGacagatccagttctctcaggtgtgaggattttgatctcagagctgaactCAGAGCAGCACAACATTCAGTTGTGGTGCCACAATCACTCAACCTGCAGAAAACAATCACAATGTTTACAGTGACAGAAAACCGTTTATGACATGAAAACAGCATCTGAGTGAACATGCACTGTGTCACTCTGCTGGTATTGTAAAATGTCTTCTCCTTCTTGGTTGTAACACaatgtcatcatcatcatgtgcCATCACTTCATTCAAAATTATTGTGCATTTCcaaaatatcacatttacattttcatgcTGAAATACACAGACAGTCACACCTCAGTGTCTCTAGTTCACAGCGACGATCCTTCAGTCCTTCAGAGAGCAGTGTCAGACCTCTATCTCTTAGTTTATTCCCAGacagatccagttctctcaggtgtgagtttgatctcagagctgaactcagagcagcacaaccttcatctgtgacaccacaatcACTCAACCTGCAGAACACACACTCTTCAATCTCAGTTCAGCATAAACTCTTCAACACAGAGACATTATAGTTCAGCTCATgtcagtgttattattattttgacccatgtCTATGAGTTAAGATTGTCTGGTTGCATGCCTTGTGTTTTTTCCCCATTGTCTTTCCTTCACTACTCTCAGGCCAAATCACCACCAAATGCAGCTTGTTTGTGAGAGTGTGACTGAGGGGCTGTTTACATGACACCATTTTCCAACTAAAAATGGAAAACTTATGTAATTTGGGGGCCTGCAAaagcaaacttttaaaaaacttcAAAGTGCAAGTACTATTTTTGTACctagtgtaaaaaaacagatttattaaaagaaatgaaattaattattatttattaaaagaaatgagcataaaatatgtaaattccAAAAACAATACACACCTGTGCCAAAATGTATTCAGTTACCATTAACACAGGcaagatgataaaaaaaaattaaaaaaaaaaaaaaaaaaaaacttaaaaagacagaaatgtcCATAAGGTCGCACAagcattaatgtaaaatatctgaGTGATCTGAacaacatgataacaacattgTTTCAATTGAGATCACTGTATGACCTTACTTCAgtatctccagtttacagtgaggatCCTTCAGTCCATCAGAGATCAGCTTCACACCTGCATCTCCTACATTATTCTTAGacagatccagttctctcaggtgtgaggagtttgatttcagagctgaactcagagcagcacaaccttcatctgtgacgcCACACTGACTCAACCTGTAAAGAACAATGACACTTCACTCAGTTCAACAGAaatgacacaaacacagagagacTACAAGATTATAATACTGAATACTAAATCTGTgtcagtttaatgtttttattaggttttgATTACTTTTGGTTTATGTTAATGTGTGATCTGAACATTATGATTATAGACCCTTGATATACATAATCTTACTTCATtatctccagtttacagtgaggatccttcagtccatcagagagCAGCTTTAGACCTGCATCTCCTAGATTATTTTCAGAcagattcagttctctcaggtttGAAgagtttgatctcagagctgaactCAGAGAAGCACAAACTTCAACTGCGATGCCACAATTAACCAACCTGCAGAACAACAACACACTCTTTACTCTCTTAGTTCATGACACCAAGATCAATTTAACATTGTGCTTCATCAACATAGTGATTACAGTGGTTGCAaccataaaatttaaatgtacacaGAGTCATAGAGCAAAAACAACAGTATTAATACCTTTAAAAATGGTAAtggtaaaatttacaaaaacgTCAGAAGGTAACTATATATTAGAAGACTGGAGATATTCTTACTAGAGcacaaacatttacaaacaaCCCAAGTGACAGACATTCAAAACCCAAtcctttaaattaaacttaaactCTAAAAAAAGGTTCACTGTTAATGTGGAAAAGAAGAGACAACCAAGTGTGTCTTTTGTCTAAAGAATAAGGCCAAATTAATACTAACACTGACAACAAAGAATAGATCATCAATGTGctataatttaaacatttgatGATTACACTCAGTGCTACTTACTCTGCTGATCTGGAGGCTTCAACTACAGGCAAGAGCTTCAGAAGAACTTCATTATATGTTATGGGGTTTTGTTCGTAACTGCTGCTTATGTATTTACTCAAATCAAAATGATCCAGCTGCTCTGAGGtcaacaaaacaaagacaacagCTGACCACTGTGTCGAGGACAATCTTGTGCTTGAAAGATCTCCAGATCTGAGATACTTCTGGACTTCATTTACGAGAGACTGATCACCCAGTTCATTTAAACAAtggaacagattgatggatttctctggtgattcattcattctcattctcattttaatgtacTCAATCGTGTTCTCTTTGCTGCAcgagatgtttctaacatgtgtCAAAAGGCTTTTCACAAGCATCTGATTAGACTCCAGTGAGAGACCCAGAAGAAATCGGAGGAAAAGGTCCAACTGTCCATTCTTACTCTGTAAAGTCTTGTCCACGGCTCTCTGATGCAGGTCAGATATTGTGTGACATGTGAACTCATGTGCATATTTTGAGCTGAGGCTTTCATTGAGCACATCTCTCTTGTACAGCAGGAATGAAAGCAGCACATATAGAGCTGCGAGATGCTCCTGAAtgctcagatgaacaaagcagaAGACTTTCCCCTGATACAAGCCAAACTCCTTtctgaagatctgagtgcacaaTCCTGAGTAAACTGATGCTTCAGTCTCATCAATGCCACAGTCACTCAGGTCTTCCTCATAGAAGATCAGGTTGCCTTTCACAAGCTGCTGGAAAGCCAGTTTTCCCAGTTTGAGGATCATGTCTTCATCTTTCATGTTATTCTCATAGTCCTTCCCATGTTTGATGTTGGTCTGAATgatcaggaagtgtgtgtacatttcaGTGAGAGTCCTGGGCATCTCTCCACTCTCTGCTTGACTCAACATCTTCTCCAGAacagtggctgagatccagcagaaaactgggatgtggcacatgatgaaGAGGCTCCTTGATGACTTCAGGTGTGAGATGATCCTGTAGGCCAGACTCTGATCATTGACTTTCTTCCAgaaatattcctccttctgtggCTCATTAAAGCCTCGTACCTCTGTTACTCGATGGACACAGTCAGTGGGGATgagatcagctgctgctggtctggaggtgatccagatgagagcagagggaagcagattccCCACAATCAGGTTCGTCAGCAGCACATCTAATGAGGCCGATTCATTTACATCACACAACCTCACATTGCTCTGAAAATCCAGAAACAGTCGacactcatccagaccatcaaagatgaacaacatTTTATACTCATCACTGAAAACCCTCATTTCTTTGGTCTCAGGGAAAAAAATCCATGAAAGTTCTAAAAGACTGAGTGTTTTGTCCTTCATCAAGTTGATCTctctgaaaggaagtggaaatatgaTCTGGACGTCCTGATTCTCTTtcccttcagcccagtccaggatgaacttctgcacagagactgtttttccaatgccagcgactccctttgtcagcacagttctAATGGGTTTGTCTTGTCCAGGTAAAGGTCTGaagatgtcattgcatttgatctgtgtgtcctctgttgctgctctcctggattgtgtctcaatctgtctcacctcatgctcattattgatctctccactctcactctctgtgatgtagagctctgtgtagatctcattcagCAGTGTTG
This genomic window from Labeo rohita strain BAU-BD-2019 chromosome 1, IGBB_LRoh.1.0, whole genome shotgun sequence contains:
- the LOC127168801 gene encoding NACHT, LRR and PYD domains-containing protein 12 isoform X5; protein product: MERGDHLHEDVSTDAFPHSSVQKQRPKSPEPSCVSERSDWSMDLPCNFSGHTDPRFRPDPPEHSCVSVRSDWSMDLPCNFSGHTDPRSRPNPPEPSCVSMRSDWSMDLPCNFSGHTDRLSSSVLKQRPKSPEPSCVSVRSDWSMDLPCNFSGHTDPRFRSNPSEPSCVSLKSNRSLDLPHNCSGHTDLSYSHDPQHVLKTFRSNVRKKFECLYEGTATQGNPTLLNEIYTELYITESESGEINNEHEVRQIETQSRRAATEDTQIKCNDIFRPLPGQDKPIRTVLTKGVAGIGKTVSVQKFILDWAEGKENQDVQIIFPLPFREINLMKDKTLSLLELSWIFFPETKEMRVFSDEYKMLFIFDGLDECRLFLDFQSNVRLCDVNESASLDVLLTNLIVGNLLPSALIWITSRPAAADLIPTDCVHRVTEVRGFNEPQKEEYFWKKVNDQSLAYRIISHLKSSRSLFIMCHIPVFCWISATVLEKMLSQAESGEMPRTLTEMYTHFLIIQTNIKHGKDYENNMKDEDMILKLGKLAFQQLVKGNLIFYEEDLSDCGIDETEASVYSGLCTQIFRKEFGLYQGKVFCFVHLSIQEHLAALYVLLSFLLYKRDVLNESLSSKYAHEFTCHTISDLHQRAVDKTLQSKNGQLDLFLRFLLGLSLESNQMLVKSLLTHVRNISCSKENTIEYIKMRMRMNESPEKSINLFHCLNELGDQSLVNEVQKYLRSGDLSSTRLSSTQWSAVVFVLLTSEQLDHFDLSKYISSSYEQNPITYNEVLLKLLPVVEASRSAELVNCGIAVEVCASLSSALRSNSSNLRELNLSENNLGDAGLKLLSDGLKDPHCKLEIMKLSQCGVTDEGCAALSSALKSNSSHLRELDLSKNNVGDAGVKLISDGLKDPHCKLEILKLSDCGVTDEGCAALSSALRSNSHLRELDLSGNKLRDRGLTLLSEGLKDRRCELETLRLSDCGTTTECCAALSSALRSKSSHLRELDLSGNNVGDVGLMLLSDGLKDPRCKLEKLKLFNCGITDEGCAALSSALRSNSSQLRELNLSVNKLGVAGLTLISDGLKDPHCKLEKLTLCGCGVTDEGCAALSSALRSNSSHLRELDLSENKLGVAGLTLISDGLKDPHCKLEKLTLCYCGVTDEGCAALSSALRSNSSHLRELDLSWNKLGVAGLTLISDGLKDPHCKLEKLTLSYCGVTDEGCAALSSALRSNSSHLRELDLSWNDLGVAGLTLISDELKDPHCKLEILRLSFCGVTDEGCAVLSSALRSNSSHLRELDLFGNNLEQSSVKLLSALKDDPHHKLKTLL
- the LOC127168801 gene encoding NACHT, LRR and PYD domains-containing protein 12 isoform X15, giving the protein MERGDHLHEDVSTDAFPHSSVQKQRPKSPEPSCVSERSDWSMDLPCNFSGHTDPRFRPDPPEHSCVSVRSDWSMDLPCNFSGHTDPRSRPNPPEPSCVSMRSDWSMDLPCNFSGHTDRLSSSVLKQRPKSPEPSCVSVRSDWSMDLPCNFSGHTDPRFRSNPSEPSCVSLKSNRSLDLPHNCSGHTDLSYSHDPQHVLKTFRSNVRKKFECLYEGTATQGNPTLLNEIYTELYITESESGEINNEHEVRQIETQSRRAATEDTQIKCNDIFRPLPGQDKPIRTVLTKGVAGIGKTVSVQKFILDWAEGKENQDVQIIFPLPFREINLMKDKTLSLLELSWIFFPETKEMRVFSDEYKMLFIFDGLDECRLFLDFQSNVRLCDVNESASLDVLLTNLIVGNLLPSALIWITSRPAAADLIPTDCVHRVTEVRGFNEPQKEEYFWKKVNDQSLAYRIISHLKSSRSLFIMCHIPVFCWISATVLEKMLSQAESGEMPRTLTEMYTHFLIIQTNIKHGKDYENNMKDEDMILKLGKLAFQQLVKGNLIFYEEDLSDCGIDETEASVYSGLCTQIFRKEFGLYQGKVFCFVHLSIQEHLAALYVLLSFLLYKRDVLNESLSSKYAHEFTCHTISDLHQRAVDKTLQSKNGQLDLFLRFLLGLSLESNQMLVKSLLTHVRNISCSKENTIEYIKMRMRMNESPEKSINLFHCLNELGDQSLVNEVQKYLRSGDLSSTRLSSTQWSAVVFVLLTSEQLDHFDLSKYISSSYEQNPITYNEVLLKLLPVVEASRSAELVNCGIAVEVCASLSSALRSNSSNLRELNLSENNLGDAGLKLLSDGLKDPHCKLEIMKLSQCGVTDEGCAALSSALKSNSSHLRELDLSKNNVGDAGVKLISDGLKDPHCKLEILKLSDCGVTDEGCAALSSALRSNSHLRELDLSGNKLRDRGLTLLSEGLKDRRCELETLRLSDCGTTTECCAALSSALRSKSSHLRELDLSGNNVGDVGLMLLSDGLKDPRCKLEKLKLFNCGITDEGCAALSSALRSNSSHLRELDLSWNKLGVAGLTLISDGLKDPHCKLEKLTLSYCGVTDEGCAALSSALRSNSSHLRELDLSWNDLGVAGLTLISDELKDPHCKLEILRLSCCDVTDKGCAILSSALRSNSSHLRELDLSWNKLGVAGLMLLSDGLKDPHCKLEKLMLSFCGVTDEGCAVLSSALRSNSSHLRELDLFGNNLEQSSVKLLSALKDDPHHKLKTLL
- the LOC127168801 gene encoding NACHT, LRR and PYD domains-containing protein 12 isoform X7, producing the protein MERGDHLHEDVSTDAFPHSSVQKQRPKSPEPSCVSERSDWSMDLPCNFSGHTDPRFRPDPPEHSCVSVRSDWSMDLPCNFSGHTDPRSRPNPPEPSCVSMRSDWSMDLPCNFSGHTDRLSSSVLKQRPKSPEPSCVSVRSDWSMDLPCNFSGHTDPRFRSNPSEPSCVSLKSNRSLDLPHNCSGHTDLSYSHDPQHVLKTFRSNVRKKFECLYEGTATQGNPTLLNEIYTELYITESESGEINNEHEVRQIETQSRRAATEDTQIKCNDIFRPLPGQDKPIRTVLTKGVAGIGKTVSVQKFILDWAEGKENQDVQIIFPLPFREINLMKDKTLSLLELSWIFFPETKEMRVFSDEYKMLFIFDGLDECRLFLDFQSNVRLCDVNESASLDVLLTNLIVGNLLPSALIWITSRPAAADLIPTDCVHRVTEVRGFNEPQKEEYFWKKVNDQSLAYRIISHLKSSRSLFIMCHIPVFCWISATVLEKMLSQAESGEMPRTLTEMYTHFLIIQTNIKHGKDYENNMKDEDMILKLGKLAFQQLVKGNLIFYEEDLSDCGIDETEASVYSGLCTQIFRKEFGLYQGKVFCFVHLSIQEHLAALYVLLSFLLYKRDVLNESLSSKYAHEFTCHTISDLHQRAVDKTLQSKNGQLDLFLRFLLGLSLESNQMLVKSLLTHVRNISCSKENTIEYIKMRMRMNESPEKSINLFHCLNELGDQSLVNEVQKYLRSGDLSSTRLSSTQWSAVVFVLLTSEQLDHFDLSKYISSSYEQNPITYNEVLLKLLPVVEASRSAELVNCGIAVEVCASLSSALRSNSSNLRELNLSENNLGDAGLKLLSDGLKDPHCKLEIMKLSQCGVTDEGCAALSSALKSNSSHLRELDLSKNNVGDAGVKLISDGLKDPHCKLEILKLSDCGVTDEGCAALSSALRSNSHLRELDLSGNKLRDRGLTLLSEGLKDRRCELETLRLSDCGTTTECCAALSSALRSKSSHLRELDLSGNNVGDVGLMLLSDGLKDPRCKLEKLKLFNCGITDEGCAALSSALRSNSSHLRELDLSENKLGVAGLTLISDGLKDPHCKLEKLTLCYCGVTDEGCAALSSALRSNSSHLRELDLSWNKLGVAGLTLISDGLKDPHCKLEKLTLSYCGVTDEGCAALSSALRSNSSHLRELDLSWNDLGVAGLTLISDELKDPHCKLEILRLSCCDVTDKGCAILSSALRSNSSHLRELDLSWNKLGVAGLMLLSDGLKDPHCKLEKLMLSFCGVTDEGCAVLSSALRSNSSHLRELDLFGNNLEQSSVKLLSALKDDPHHKLKTLL
- the LOC127168801 gene encoding NACHT, LRR and PYD domains-containing protein 12 isoform X17, which translates into the protein MERGDHLHEDVSTDAFPHSSVQKQRPKSPEPSCVSERSDWSMDLPCNFSGHTDPRFRPDPPEHSCVSVRSDWSMDLPCNFSGHTDPRSRPNPPEPSCVSMRSDWSMDLPCNFSGHTDRLSSSVLKQRPKSPEPSCVSVRSDWSMDLPCNFSGHTDPRFRSNPSEPSCVSLKSNRSLDLPHNCSGHTDLSYSHDPQHVLKTFRSNVRKKFECLYEGTATQGNPTLLNEIYTELYITESESGEINNEHEVRQIETQSRRAATEDTQIKCNDIFRPLPGQDKPIRTVLTKGVAGIGKTVSVQKFILDWAEGKENQDVQIIFPLPFREINLMKDKTLSLLELSWIFFPETKEMRVFSDEYKMLFIFDGLDECRLFLDFQSNVRLCDVNESASLDVLLTNLIVGNLLPSALIWITSRPAAADLIPTDCVHRVTEVRGFNEPQKEEYFWKKVNDQSLAYRIISHLKSSRSLFIMCHIPVFCWISATVLEKMLSQAESGEMPRTLTEMYTHFLIIQTNIKHGKDYENNMKDEDMILKLGKLAFQQLVKGNLIFYEEDLSDCGIDETEASVYSGLCTQIFRKEFGLYQGKVFCFVHLSIQEHLAALYVLLSFLLYKRDVLNESLSSKYAHEFTCHTISDLHQRAVDKTLQSKNGQLDLFLRFLLGLSLESNQMLVKSLLTHVRNISCSKENTIEYIKMRMRMNESPEKSINLFHCLNELGDQSLVNEVQKYLRSGDLSSTRLSSTQWSAVVFVLLTSEQLDHFDLSKYISSSYEQNPITYNEVLLKLLPVVEASRSAELVNCGIAVEVCASLSSALRSNSSNLRELNLSENNLGDAGLKLLSDGLKDPHCKLEIMKLSQCGVTDEGCAALSSALKSNSSHLRELDLSKNNVGDAGVKLISDGLKDPHCKLEILKLSDCGVTDEGCAALSSALRSNSHLRELDLSGNKLRDRGLTLLSEGLKDRRCELETLRLSDCGTTTECCAALSSALRSKSSHLRELDLSGNNVGDVGLMLLSDGLKDPRCKLEKLKLFNCGITDEGCAALSSALRSNSSQLRELNLSVNKLGVAGLTLISDGLKDPHCKLEKLTLCGCGVTDEGCAALSSALRSNSSHLRELDLSENKLGVAGLTLISDELKDPHCKLEILRLSCCDVTDKGCAILSSALRSNSSHLRELDLSWNKLGVAGLMLLSDGLKDPHCKLEKLMLSFCGVTDEGCAVLSSALRSNSSHLRELDLFGNNLEQSSVKLLSALKDDPHHKLKTLL
- the LOC127168801 gene encoding NACHT, LRR and PYD domains-containing protein 12 isoform X16; the encoded protein is MERGDHLHEDVSTDAFPHSSVQKQRPKSPEPSCVSERSDWSMDLPCNFSGHTDPRFRPDPPEHSCVSVRSDWSMDLPCNFSGHTDPRSRPNPPEPSCVSMRSDWSMDLPCNFSGHTDRLSSSVLKQRPKSPEPSCVSVRSDWSMDLPCNFSGHTDPRFRSNPSEPSCVSLKSNRSLDLPHNCSGHTDLSYSHDPQHVLKTFRSNVRKKFECLYEGTATQGNPTLLNEIYTELYITESESGEINNEHEVRQIETQSRRAATEDTQIKCNDIFRPLPGQDKPIRTVLTKGVAGIGKTVSVQKFILDWAEGKENQDVQIIFPLPFREINLMKDKTLSLLELSWIFFPETKEMRVFSDEYKMLFIFDGLDECRLFLDFQSNVRLCDVNESASLDVLLTNLIVGNLLPSALIWITSRPAAADLIPTDCVHRVTEVRGFNEPQKEEYFWKKVNDQSLAYRIISHLKSSRSLFIMCHIPVFCWISATVLEKMLSQAESGEMPRTLTEMYTHFLIIQTNIKHGKDYENNMKDEDMILKLGKLAFQQLVKGNLIFYEEDLSDCGIDETEASVYSGLCTQIFRKEFGLYQGKVFCFVHLSIQEHLAALYVLLSFLLYKRDVLNESLSSKYAHEFTCHTISDLHQRAVDKTLQSKNGQLDLFLRFLLGLSLESNQMLVKSLLTHVRNISCSKENTIEYIKMRMRMNESPEKSINLFHCLNELGDQSLVNEVQKYLRSGDLSSTRLSSTQWSAVVFVLLTSEQLDHFDLSKYISSSYEQNPITYNEVLLKLLPVVEASRSAELVNCGIAVEVCASLSSALRSNSSNLRELNLSENNLGDAGLKLLSDGLKDPHCKLEIMKLSQCGVTDEGCAALSSALKSNSSHLRELDLSKNNVGDAGVKLISDGLKDPHCKLEILKLSDCGVTDEGCAALSSALRSNSHLRELDLSGNKLRDRGLTLLSEGLKDRRCELETLRLSDCGTTTECCAALSSALRSKSSHLRELDLSGNNVGDVGLMLLSDGLKDPRCKLEKLKLFNCGITDEGCAALSSALRSNSSQLRELNLSVNKLGVAGLTLISDGLKDPHCKLEKLTLSYCGVTDEGCAALSSALRSNSSHLRELDLSWNDLGVAGLTLISDELKDPHCKLEILRLSCCDVTDKGCAILSSALRSNSSHLRELDLSWNKLGVAGLMLLSDGLKDPHCKLEKLMLSFCGVTDEGCAVLSSALRSNSSHLRELDLFGNNLEQSSVKLLSALKDDPHHKLKTLL
- the LOC127168801 gene encoding NACHT, LRR and PYD domains-containing protein 12 isoform X23, yielding MERGDHLHEDVSTDAFPHSSVQKQRPKSPEPSCVSERSDWSMDLPCNFSGHTDPRFRPDPPEHSCVSVRSDWSMDLPCNFSGHTDPRSRPNPPEPSCVSMRSDWSMDLPCNFSGHTDRLSSSVLKQRPKSPEPSCVSVRSDWSMDLPCNFSGHTDPRFRSNPSEPSCVSLKSNRSLDLPHNCSGHTDLSYSHDPQHVLKTFRSNVRKKFECLYEGTATQGNPTLLNEIYTELYITESESGEINNEHEVRQIETQSRRAATEDTQIKCNDIFRPLPGQDKPIRTVLTKGVAGIGKTVSVQKFILDWAEGKENQDVQIIFPLPFREINLMKDKTLSLLELSWIFFPETKEMRVFSDEYKMLFIFDGLDECRLFLDFQSNVRLCDVNESASLDVLLTNLIVGNLLPSALIWITSRPAAADLIPTDCVHRVTEVRGFNEPQKEEYFWKKVNDQSLAYRIISHLKSSRSLFIMCHIPVFCWISATVLEKMLSQAESGEMPRTLTEMYTHFLIIQTNIKHGKDYENNMKDEDMILKLGKLAFQQLVKGNLIFYEEDLSDCGIDETEASVYSGLCTQIFRKEFGLYQGKVFCFVHLSIQEHLAALYVLLSFLLYKRDVLNESLSSKYAHEFTCHTISDLHQRAVDKTLQSKNGQLDLFLRFLLGLSLESNQMLVKSLLTHVRNISCSKENTIEYIKMRMRMNESPEKSINLFHCLNELGDQSLVNEVQKYLRSGDLSSTRLSSTQWSAVVFVLLTSEQLDHFDLSKYISSSYEQNPITYNEVLLKLLPVVEASRSAELVNCGIAVEVCASLSSALRSNSSNLRELNLSENNLGDAGLKLLSDGLKDPHCKLEIMKLSQCGVTDEGCAALSSALKSNSSHLRELDLSKNNVGDAGVKLISDGLKDPHCKLEILKLSDCGVTDEGCAALSSALRSNSHLRELDLSGNKLRDRGLTLLSEGLKDRRCELETLRLSDCGTTTECCAALSSALRSKSSHLRELDLSGNNVGDVGLMLLSDGLKDPRCKLEKLKLFNCGITDEGCAALSSALRSNSSQLRELNLSVNKLGVAGLTLISDGLKDPHCKLEKLTLCGCGVTDEGCAALSSALRSNSSHLRELDLSENKLGVAGLTLISDGLKDPHCKLEKLTLSFCGVTDEGCAVLSSALRSNSSHLRELDLFGNNLEQSSVKLLSALKDDPHHKLKTLL